The following proteins are encoded in a genomic region of Hemibagrus wyckioides isolate EC202008001 linkage group LG29, SWU_Hwy_1.0, whole genome shotgun sequence:
- the LOC131348954 gene encoding reticulon-4-like isoform X4, whose translation MDNQDNLDKHECQPSPSWREKVVELLYWRDVKNSGIVFGASLLLLLSLSVCSIISVLSYVALALLSVTISFRIYKGVLQAIQKSDEGHPFKLYLDQEVSLPEEVVRKYSDVALGRVNTAINELRRLFLVEDLVDSLKFAVLMWILTYVGALFNGLTLLILGLVAMFTCPVVYEKHQAQIDHYIALVRNQIKDIVGKIQAKIPGAKKKAE comes from the exons ATGGACAATCAGGACAATCTGGACAAACATGAGTGCCAACCTTCACCAAGCTGGAGAGAAAAGG TGGTGGAGCTGCTGTACTGGCGCGACGTGAAGAACTCGGGCATCGTGTTCGGAGCGAGTCTCCTGCTCCTGCTGTCTCTCAGCGTGTGCAGCATCATCAGCGTGCTGTCCTACGTGGCCCTGGCGCTTCTCTCCGTCACCATCAGCTTCAGGATATACAAGGGGGTGCTGCAGGCCATCCAGAAGAGCGATGAAGGCCACCCGTTTAA GCTGTATCTGGATCAGGAAGTCTCTCTGCCTGAGGAGGTGGTCCGCAAATACAGTGACGTAGCCCTCGGCCGGGTCAACACCGCCATCAACGAGCTGCGCCGCCTCTTCCTGGTCGAGGACCTGGTCGATTCCCTGAAG TTTGCCGTGCTCATGTGGATCCTGACGTACGTCGGTGCCTTGTTCAACGGACTCACTCTTCTCATCCTGG GTCTGGTTGCGATGTTCACCTGCCCCGTAGTGTATGAAAAACATCAG GCACAGATCGACCATTACATCGCCCTGGTGAGGAACCAGATCAAGGATATTGTTGGAAA GATCCAGGCTAAAATCCCGGGAGCGAAGAAGAAAGCGGAGTGA
- the LOC131348954 gene encoding reticulon-4-like isoform X5, which yields MDAKRVVELLYWRDVKNSGIVFGASLLLLLSLSVCSIISVLSYVALALLSVTISFRIYKGVLQAIQKSDEGHPFKLYLDQEVSLPEEVVRKYSDVALGRVNTAINELRRLFLVEDLVDSLKFAVLMWILTYVGALFNGLTLLILGLVAMFTCPVVYEKHQAQIDHYIALVRNQIKDIVGKIQAKIPGAKKKAE from the exons ATGGACGCCAAACGGG TGGTGGAGCTGCTGTACTGGCGCGACGTGAAGAACTCGGGCATCGTGTTCGGAGCGAGTCTCCTGCTCCTGCTGTCTCTCAGCGTGTGCAGCATCATCAGCGTGCTGTCCTACGTGGCCCTGGCGCTTCTCTCCGTCACCATCAGCTTCAGGATATACAAGGGGGTGCTGCAGGCCATCCAGAAGAGCGATGAAGGCCACCCGTTTAA GCTGTATCTGGATCAGGAAGTCTCTCTGCCTGAGGAGGTGGTCCGCAAATACAGTGACGTAGCCCTCGGCCGGGTCAACACCGCCATCAACGAGCTGCGCCGCCTCTTCCTGGTCGAGGACCTGGTCGATTCCCTGAAG TTTGCCGTGCTCATGTGGATCCTGACGTACGTCGGTGCCTTGTTCAACGGACTCACTCTTCTCATCCTGG GTCTGGTTGCGATGTTCACCTGCCCCGTAGTGTATGAAAAACATCAG GCACAGATCGACCATTACATCGCCCTGGTGAGGAACCAGATCAAGGATATTGTTGGAAA GATCCAGGCTAAAATCCCGGGAGCGAAGAAGAAAGCGGAGTGA
- the LOC131348954 gene encoding reticulon-4-like isoform X2, with protein MADAEQVSSTTPGEVEEDEMKPWSESGLSQATAKELFLDGNVGLFAGEQEVQDVRQVQKAYEEEEEEEEEEVSRQEETDLHTPENKAETECLEKSVDLISNPVECGSPEEPDSTQREDEITPEEQEDYKLVDVNEVEEVPLTAAFTKPIQAFTQLVQDQDPVVSSAAELHEAFTSQEIQEQPITTKLQKEELFFRSELETQDEDFGVGASLRGEAFSAPLEPEKAVSSVVEEKQKEPERRTLVEESFRTDSESTPAASASPSAHEPSLPSFAAAPASFPTLMQNTSVVELLYWRDVKNSGIVFGASLLLLLSLSVCSIISVLSYVALALLSVTISFRIYKGVLQAIQKSDEGHPFKLYLDQEVSLPEEVVRKYSDVALGRVNTAINELRRLFLVEDLVDSLKFAVLMWILTYVGALFNGLTLLILGLVAMFTCPVVYEKHQAQIDHYIALVRNQIKDIVGKIQAKIPGAKKKAE; from the exons ATGGCAGACGCCGAACAAGTTTCCTCCACAACTCCAGGCGAAGTGGAAGAAGACGAGATGAAGCCTTGGAGCGAGTCAGGACTGAGTCAGGCCACAGCTAAGGAACTGTTTCTGGATGGAAATGTAGGTTTGTTTGCTGGAGAACAGGAGGTGCAAGATGTCCGACAAGTGCAAAAAGCttatgaggaagaagaagaagaagaagaagaagaagtgagcAGACAGGAGGAGACGGATCTGCACACACCCGAGAACAAAGCCGAGACTGAATGTCTGGAGAAATCTGTTGATCTGATTTCCAACCCTGTTGAGTGTGGAAGCCCTGAGGAACCTGACAGCACTCAGCGAGAGGATGAAATTACACCAGAGGAGCAAGAAGACTACAAACTCGTGGATGTCAACGAGGTAGAGGAGGTACCGCTGACTGCGGCGTTCACAAAACCCATACAAGCTTTCACACAACTGGTCCAAGACCAGGACCCTGTGGTTTCATCTGCTGCAGAGCTTCACGAAGCTTTCACATCGCAGGAGATCCAGGAGCAGCCCATCACCACGAAGCTTCAAAAAGAGGAGCTCTTCTTCAGATCCGAGCTGGAGACACAAGATGAGGACTTTGGTGTTGGTGCAAGCCTAAGAGGGGAAGCCTTTTCAGCTCCTTTGGAGCCCGAGAAAGCTGTGAGTTCAGTCGTGGAGGAGAAGCAAAAAGAGCCGGAGAGGAGGACCCTGGTGGAGGAAAGCTTCAGAACCGACTCCGAGTCGACTCCCGCAGCCTCTGCGTCTCCATCAGCTC ATGAACCCAGTCTTCCTTCCTTTGCCGCTGCTCCTGCTTCTTTTCCGACTCTGATGCAAAATACTTCAG TGGTGGAGCTGCTGTACTGGCGCGACGTGAAGAACTCGGGCATCGTGTTCGGAGCGAGTCTCCTGCTCCTGCTGTCTCTCAGCGTGTGCAGCATCATCAGCGTGCTGTCCTACGTGGCCCTGGCGCTTCTCTCCGTCACCATCAGCTTCAGGATATACAAGGGGGTGCTGCAGGCCATCCAGAAGAGCGATGAAGGCCACCCGTTTAA GCTGTATCTGGATCAGGAAGTCTCTCTGCCTGAGGAGGTGGTCCGCAAATACAGTGACGTAGCCCTCGGCCGGGTCAACACCGCCATCAACGAGCTGCGCCGCCTCTTCCTGGTCGAGGACCTGGTCGATTCCCTGAAG TTTGCCGTGCTCATGTGGATCCTGACGTACGTCGGTGCCTTGTTCAACGGACTCACTCTTCTCATCCTGG GTCTGGTTGCGATGTTCACCTGCCCCGTAGTGTATGAAAAACATCAG GCACAGATCGACCATTACATCGCCCTGGTGAGGAACCAGATCAAGGATATTGTTGGAAA GATCCAGGCTAAAATCCCGGGAGCGAAGAAGAAAGCGGAGTGA
- the LOC131348954 gene encoding reticulon-1-like isoform X1, whose protein sequence is MADAEQVSSTTPGEVEEDEMKPWSESGLSQATAKELFLDGNVGLFAGEQEVQDVRQVQKAYEEEEEEEEEEVSRQEETDLHTPENKAETECLEKSVDLISNPVECGSPEEPDSTQREDEITPEEQEDYKLVDVNEVEEVPLTAAFTKPIQAFTQLVQDQDPVVSSAAELHEAFTSQEIQEQPITTKLQKEELFFRSELETQDEDFGVGASLRGEAFSAPLEPEKAVSSVVEEKQKEPERRTLVEESFRTDSESTPAASASPSAHEPSLPSFAAAPASFPTLMQNTSEYEDSSLIASTQPSFKTTMDMFGNDSPSRSAPRYDPDVLSQSDDDLMFETKRNPFQDFSPVEKPASEFSPFGDTTADIRAAKMSDSPSPDLVQNAHDGELQDNSPLQDYEQSFDSREAATESLRQQLASSDFFGTGPKDNEESGLPPSLPDILKSSPRQHDKVDSGSSEGSPDFSPVHRSGNDSPNAPFSLSANNPFAFEAKVPLVKEMAEETEARAAEKARVEKEDETASEQMFGTFDLVKEAEVSPKDIETIVEEQDDFKTLSQDSAQMVDKFECLSFPTGKAQEHSDSESPSADSLSPVLEAMAKNPASFQIEHEKNVVEEEVEAADEVSEQEVSSEEFEFVEKPPRGAVDEFLETLENSKASELADDDEDEDTAKFTEQVEEPITAVQETKNQSYFLLTEPSDETSPARGKAGLELSDFQVPSQAPPAPSPVVKTETVAVKKADPKDLKLPNLNTGAVVELLYWRDVKNSGIVFGASLLLLLSLSVCSIISVLSYVALALLSVTISFRIYKGVLQAIQKSDEGHPFKLYLDQEVSLPEEVVRKYSDVALGRVNTAINELRRLFLVEDLVDSLKFAVLMWILTYVGALFNGLTLLILGLVAMFTCPVVYEKHQAQIDHYIALVRNQIKDIVGKIQAKIPGAKKKAE, encoded by the exons ATGGCAGACGCCGAACAAGTTTCCTCCACAACTCCAGGCGAAGTGGAAGAAGACGAGATGAAGCCTTGGAGCGAGTCAGGACTGAGTCAGGCCACAGCTAAGGAACTGTTTCTGGATGGAAATGTAGGTTTGTTTGCTGGAGAACAGGAGGTGCAAGATGTCCGACAAGTGCAAAAAGCttatgaggaagaagaagaagaagaagaagaagaagtgagcAGACAGGAGGAGACGGATCTGCACACACCCGAGAACAAAGCCGAGACTGAATGTCTGGAGAAATCTGTTGATCTGATTTCCAACCCTGTTGAGTGTGGAAGCCCTGAGGAACCTGACAGCACTCAGCGAGAGGATGAAATTACACCAGAGGAGCAAGAAGACTACAAACTCGTGGATGTCAACGAGGTAGAGGAGGTACCGCTGACTGCGGCGTTCACAAAACCCATACAAGCTTTCACACAACTGGTCCAAGACCAGGACCCTGTGGTTTCATCTGCTGCAGAGCTTCACGAAGCTTTCACATCGCAGGAGATCCAGGAGCAGCCCATCACCACGAAGCTTCAAAAAGAGGAGCTCTTCTTCAGATCCGAGCTGGAGACACAAGATGAGGACTTTGGTGTTGGTGCAAGCCTAAGAGGGGAAGCCTTTTCAGCTCCTTTGGAGCCCGAGAAAGCTGTGAGTTCAGTCGTGGAGGAGAAGCAAAAAGAGCCGGAGAGGAGGACCCTGGTGGAGGAAAGCTTCAGAACCGACTCCGAGTCGACTCCCGCAGCCTCTGCGTCTCCATCAGCTC ATGAACCCAGTCTTCCTTCCTTTGCCGCTGCTCCTGCTTCTTTTCCGACTCTGATGCAAAATACTTCAG AATACGAGGATTCTTCATTAATAGCTAGCACACAGCCCAGCTTCAAAACAACCATGGATATGTTTGGCAACGATTCACCTTCCAGAAGCGCTCCCAGATACGACCCAGACGTGTTGAGCCAGTCCGATGATGACTTGATGTTCGAAACGAAAAGGAACCCTTTTCAAGACTTCTCACCTGTCGAGAAACCCGCCAGCGAGTTCTCCCCTTTCGGAGACACTACAGCAGACATCAGAGCAGCAAAGATGTCAGATAGCCCGTCTCCTGATCTGGTCCAGAACGCCCATGATGGAGAGCTGCAGGACAATTCGCCCTTGCAGGACTACGAGCAGTCTTTCGATTCCAGAGAAGCGGCCACAGAGTCTCTGAGGCAACAGCTTGCTTCATCTGACTTTTTTGGGACCGGTCCTAAAGATAACGAGGAATCTGGATTGCCACCGTCTCTCCCAGATATTTTGAAGTCTTCTCCACGCCAACACGATAAAGTAGACTCTGGATCTTCAGAGGGAAGTCCTGATTTCAGTCCAGTCCATAGAAGTGGTAACGATTCACCGAATGCTCCGTTCTCACTTTCAGCAAACAATCCATTTGCTTTCGAAGCCAAGGTTCCTTTGGTGAAGGAGATGGCTGAGGAGACCGAGGCGAGGGCTGCAGAAAAGGCGAGGGTCGAGAAAGAAGACGAAACGGCTTCAGAGCAAATGTTTGGCACGTTTGATCTCGTTAAGGAGGCCGAAGTTTCTCCGAAAGACATCGAAACCATCGTTGAAGAGCAAGACGATTTTAAGACTTTGAGCCAAGATTCTGCTCAGATGGTTGACAAGTTCGAATGTCTTAGCTTCCCAACTGGAAAGGCCCAAGAACACTCTGACTCTGAAAGCCCATCTGCAGATTCACTCTCTCCAGTCTTGGAGGCCATGGCCAAGAACCCAGCAAGTTTCCAGATCGAACACGAGAAGAACGTCGTCGAGGAGGAAGTGGAGGCCGCCGACGAGGTTTCCGAGCAAGAGGTATCGTCCGAAGAGTTCGAGTTTGTTGAGAAGCCACCTCGAGGCGCTGTCGACGAGTTTCTGGAGACGCTCGAAAACTCGAAGGCATCAGAATTGGCCGACGACGACGAGGATGAGGACACGGCTAAATTTACAGAGCAGGTCGAAGAGCCGATCACGGCTGTACAGGAAACGAAGAATCAGTCATACTTTCTCCTTACCGAACCATCAGACGAGACCTCTCCGGCGAGAGGCAAAGCAGGCCTAGAGTTGTCCGATTTCCAAGTGCCCTCCCAGGCTCCTCCGGCACCTAGTCCTGTGGTCAAAACCGAGACGGTGGCTGTGAAGAAAGCAGACCCTAAAGATCTGAAGCTACCTAACCTGAACACAGGAGCAG TGGTGGAGCTGCTGTACTGGCGCGACGTGAAGAACTCGGGCATCGTGTTCGGAGCGAGTCTCCTGCTCCTGCTGTCTCTCAGCGTGTGCAGCATCATCAGCGTGCTGTCCTACGTGGCCCTGGCGCTTCTCTCCGTCACCATCAGCTTCAGGATATACAAGGGGGTGCTGCAGGCCATCCAGAAGAGCGATGAAGGCCACCCGTTTAA GCTGTATCTGGATCAGGAAGTCTCTCTGCCTGAGGAGGTGGTCCGCAAATACAGTGACGTAGCCCTCGGCCGGGTCAACACCGCCATCAACGAGCTGCGCCGCCTCTTCCTGGTCGAGGACCTGGTCGATTCCCTGAAG TTTGCCGTGCTCATGTGGATCCTGACGTACGTCGGTGCCTTGTTCAACGGACTCACTCTTCTCATCCTGG GTCTGGTTGCGATGTTCACCTGCCCCGTAGTGTATGAAAAACATCAG GCACAGATCGACCATTACATCGCCCTGGTGAGGAACCAGATCAAGGATATTGTTGGAAA GATCCAGGCTAAAATCCCGGGAGCGAAGAAGAAAGCGGAGTGA
- the LOC131348954 gene encoding reticulon-4-like isoform X3, with protein MADAEQVSSTTPGEVEEDEMKPWSESGLSQATAKELFLDGNVGLFAGEQEVQDVRQVQKAYEEEEEEEEEEVSRQEETDLHTPENKAETECLEKSVDLISNPVECGSPEEPDSTQREDEITPEEQEDYKLVDVNEVEEVPLTAAFTKPIQAFTQLVQDQDPVVSSAAELHEAFTSQEIQEQPITTKLQKEELFFRSELETQDEDFGVGASLRGEAFSAPLEPEKAVSSVVEEKQKEPERRTLVEESFRTDSESTPAASASPSALVELLYWRDVKNSGIVFGASLLLLLSLSVCSIISVLSYVALALLSVTISFRIYKGVLQAIQKSDEGHPFKLYLDQEVSLPEEVVRKYSDVALGRVNTAINELRRLFLVEDLVDSLKFAVLMWILTYVGALFNGLTLLILGLVAMFTCPVVYEKHQAQIDHYIALVRNQIKDIVGKIQAKIPGAKKKAE; from the exons ATGGCAGACGCCGAACAAGTTTCCTCCACAACTCCAGGCGAAGTGGAAGAAGACGAGATGAAGCCTTGGAGCGAGTCAGGACTGAGTCAGGCCACAGCTAAGGAACTGTTTCTGGATGGAAATGTAGGTTTGTTTGCTGGAGAACAGGAGGTGCAAGATGTCCGACAAGTGCAAAAAGCttatgaggaagaagaagaagaagaagaagaagaagtgagcAGACAGGAGGAGACGGATCTGCACACACCCGAGAACAAAGCCGAGACTGAATGTCTGGAGAAATCTGTTGATCTGATTTCCAACCCTGTTGAGTGTGGAAGCCCTGAGGAACCTGACAGCACTCAGCGAGAGGATGAAATTACACCAGAGGAGCAAGAAGACTACAAACTCGTGGATGTCAACGAGGTAGAGGAGGTACCGCTGACTGCGGCGTTCACAAAACCCATACAAGCTTTCACACAACTGGTCCAAGACCAGGACCCTGTGGTTTCATCTGCTGCAGAGCTTCACGAAGCTTTCACATCGCAGGAGATCCAGGAGCAGCCCATCACCACGAAGCTTCAAAAAGAGGAGCTCTTCTTCAGATCCGAGCTGGAGACACAAGATGAGGACTTTGGTGTTGGTGCAAGCCTAAGAGGGGAAGCCTTTTCAGCTCCTTTGGAGCCCGAGAAAGCTGTGAGTTCAGTCGTGGAGGAGAAGCAAAAAGAGCCGGAGAGGAGGACCCTGGTGGAGGAAAGCTTCAGAACCGACTCCGAGTCGACTCCCGCAGCCTCTGCGTCTCCATCAGCTC TGGTGGAGCTGCTGTACTGGCGCGACGTGAAGAACTCGGGCATCGTGTTCGGAGCGAGTCTCCTGCTCCTGCTGTCTCTCAGCGTGTGCAGCATCATCAGCGTGCTGTCCTACGTGGCCCTGGCGCTTCTCTCCGTCACCATCAGCTTCAGGATATACAAGGGGGTGCTGCAGGCCATCCAGAAGAGCGATGAAGGCCACCCGTTTAA GCTGTATCTGGATCAGGAAGTCTCTCTGCCTGAGGAGGTGGTCCGCAAATACAGTGACGTAGCCCTCGGCCGGGTCAACACCGCCATCAACGAGCTGCGCCGCCTCTTCCTGGTCGAGGACCTGGTCGATTCCCTGAAG TTTGCCGTGCTCATGTGGATCCTGACGTACGTCGGTGCCTTGTTCAACGGACTCACTCTTCTCATCCTGG GTCTGGTTGCGATGTTCACCTGCCCCGTAGTGTATGAAAAACATCAG GCACAGATCGACCATTACATCGCCCTGGTGAGGAACCAGATCAAGGATATTGTTGGAAA GATCCAGGCTAAAATCCCGGGAGCGAAGAAGAAAGCGGAGTGA